From one Brachypodium distachyon strain Bd21 chromosome 4, Brachypodium_distachyon_v3.0, whole genome shotgun sequence genomic stretch:
- the LOC112272374 gene encoding uncharacterized protein LOC112272374: MDWNSTDSYEVNSSTLQTARQSPLVGPVPAATPESVSARMFQARIALFESSRAAETCMKKRTATFKVQLAKHKKLAAEHKALVTERQSQTGDNAQVSELLKRVAEVQDEKTRLEEQHRAEVARLKAQLEAHAEAHKTEVGQLTSALSAQADEKIRLEGEVQK; encoded by the exons atggactggaacagcACCGACAGTTACGAGGTGAACTCCAGCACCCTCCAGACAGCGCGGCAGAGCCCTCTGGTGGGGCCCGTACCTGCGGCGACTCCCGAGTCTGTGTCGGCCCGGATGTTTCAGGCAAGGATCGCCTTGTTTGAATCCAGCCGCGCTGCAGAG ACCTGCATGAAAAAGCGCACCGCCACCTTTAAGGTCCAGCTGGCGAAGCACAAGAAGCTGGCGGCAGAGCACAAGGCCTTGGTAACCGAGCGCCAGAGCCAGA CCGGGGACAACGCTCAAGTGTCGGAGCTCTTGAAGCGCGTCGCTGAAGTTCAGG atgagaagactcggctagAAGAGCAGCACCGGGCAGAAGTGGCCCGGCTGAAGGCGCAGCTCGAAGCTCATGCTGAGGCGCACAAGACCGAGGTAGGTCAACTTACCTCGGCTCTCTCCGCCCAAGCTGATGAGAAGATCCGTCTGGAAGGCGAAGTGCAGAAATGA